Genomic window (Sphingobacteriaceae bacterium):
ATGGACCGCATCATCGGATTGGAACTGGGTGCCGACGACTACATCACCAAGCCTTTCAGCCCTGCCGAAGTGGTGGCCCGCATCCGGGCGGTGCTGCGGCGAACGGGTACCCAGGGGGACGGTCCCGCCGCCGCCCACCGAGAACCCCGCGCCGACGCTGCCGCCGCCTCCGCCGGCGTCACTGGCCCGGCACCGGTACCCCTGCAAGCGGGCCCCCTGGTGGTGGATCCCGCCCGTTACGAAGCCCGCCTGG
Coding sequences:
- a CDS encoding response regulator — its product is MDDEPTIVILLEYHLNKAGFTPLTAYDGTTALRLAREQHPDLILLDVMLPDMDGLAVFRRLQREADIPVIFLTARDAEMDRIIGLELGADDYITKPFSPAEVVARIRAVLRRTGTQGDGPAAAHREPRADAAAASAGVTGPAPVPLQAGPLVVDPARYEARL